The following proteins are encoded in a genomic region of Anomaloglossus baeobatrachus isolate aAnoBae1 chromosome 6, aAnoBae1.hap1, whole genome shotgun sequence:
- the AOC1 gene encoding diamine oxidase [copper-containing], which yields MDQKCLLQLLVLMSAVTVGHFSKSFSRGRYMASVFSDLTSEEMTSIQTFLMDQEQLSLVPIRSQFGKNSIFMMELNLPKKRVALNFLDNNGLKPLREAKVVVYFGDQAQPNITEYIVGPLPHPYYYHPVTSKGNKPVRFESRPMTYLEYDKIQNRLTELTKEFNHILLETSGFSFYNCSSRCLSFTDIAPRGLNSGERRSWLLLQRYVDGFFLHPIGVELLLNHRSLNPKEWTIDKIWYNGQYFDSVKELVQKYEKNELTKIRLPDNTKDPYSTFMPRGEFKTRTDIHGPKICEPQGKRYRVLGNYVEYTGWTFAYRIRPSAGLQIFDIQYNNERIAYEVSIQEAIAFYSGVSPGGTQTKYIDSGWGMGTVHYELAKGIDCPEGATYQDLYNFYDTDKPQRYKNALCIFEQPTGIPLRRHFDSTYNSGYSFYAGVENHVLVVRTTSTVYNYDYIWDFLFYQNGVIEVKVSATGYIHATFITAEGLHFGSRVYDHVLGNLHTHLINYKVDLDIAGTENSFETIDLKYENITNPWSPGHFIVQSRMDRVQRDSERQAAFKFGSHVPRYLMFQNPNKKNKWGHQKSYRIQYNSHGHSVLPRMWAEEKGVSWSRYSLAVTRHRESELSSSSLYIQCDPWDPSVYFENFIRNNEDIVNKDLVAWVTVGFLHIPHAEDIPNTSTPGNAVGFFLRPFNFFDEDPSVASRSTVIVKPTDKSFTKVNIQRWTPEVIGQCVADKPFRYNGTYFSD from the exons ATGGACCAGAAATGTCTCCTCCAGTTGCTGGTTTTAATGTCAGCCGTAACAGTCGGACACTTCTCGAAATCGTTTTCCAGGGGCCGGTATATGGCATCAGTCTTCTCAGACTTGACCTCAGAGGAGATGACCTCAATACAAACGTTCCTCATGGACCAAGAACAGCTCAGCTTAGTGCCCATCAGAAGTCAATTTGGTAAAAACTCGATCTTCATGATGGAGCTCAATTTACCAAAAAAGCGGGTGGCCCTGAACTTTTTAGATAACAACGGCCTCAAACCTCTACGTGAAGCCAAGGTGGTCGTCTACTTCGGAGATCAGGCTCAACCCAACATCACGGAATATATTGTTGGCCCCCTTCCTCACCCCTATTATTACCATCCGGTAACCTCAAAAGGGAACAAGCCTGTAAGATTTGAGTCGCGGCCCATGACATATTTAGAATACGACAAAATCCAAAACCGTCTGACGGAGCTCACCAAGGAGttcaaccatattttactggagactTCCGGCTTCTCCTTCTACAACTGCTCGTCCCGGTGTTTGAGCTTCACGGACATCGCCCCTCGTGGCCTGAATTCTGGAGAACGCCGCTCATGGCTGTTACTCCAGAGGTACGTAGATGGTTTCTTCCTCCATCCCATTGGGGTTGAGCTTCTTCTCAATCATCGTTCACTCAACCCAAAAGAGTGGACCATCGATAAGATCTGGTACAACGGCCAATACTTTGATAGCGTCAAAGAGCTTGTCCAAAAGTACGAGAAGAACGAACTGACCAAGATACGCCTACCAGATAATACAAAAGACCCGTATTCTACCTTCATGCCCCGCGGAGAGTTTAAAACTAGAACTGATATTCATGGTCCAAAAATATGTGAGCCTCAAGGAAAACGTTACCGAGTTCTGGGCAACTATGTTGAGTATACAGGCTGGACCTTCGCTTACCGGATCCGTCCTTCTGCCGGCCTGCAGATATTTGATATCCAATATAATAACGAGAGGATAGCCTACGAGGTGAGCATCCAGGAAGCCATAGCCTTTTACAGTGGGGTCTCGCCAGGTGGGACTCAAACAAAGTACATTGACTCCGGGTGGGGGATGGGAACTGTTCATTATGAGTTGGCCAAAGGAATTGACTGTCCTGAAGGAGCCACCTACCAGGATCTCTACAATTTTTACGACACGGACAAACCACAGCGATACAAGAATGCATTGTGCATCTTCGAGCAGCCCACGGGGATACCCCTACGGAGACATTTCGACAGCACCTACAATAGCGGCTACAGCTTCTACGCTGGGGTCGAAAATCATGTCCTGGTGGTGAGGACCACATCCACCGTCTATAACTATGACTATATCTGGGACTTTCTTTTCTACCAAAATGGAGTAATAGAGGTTAAGGTGAGTGCCACGGGGTACATCCATGCCACATTTATCACCGCGGAGGGCCTCCACTTTGGAAGCAGGGTCTACGACCACGTTCTGGGGAACCTACATACACATCTGATCAACTACAAGGTGGATCTAGACATTGCAG gTACAGAAAACAGCTTTGAAACCATTGATCTTAAATACGAAAACATTACAAACCCCTGGAGTCCTGGTCACTTTATTGTCCAGTCCCGTATGGATCGTGTCCAGAGAGACAGTGAGCGCCAGGCGGCTTTTAAGTTTGGGTCACATGTCCCCAGGTATCTGATGTTCCAAAACCCCAACAAGAAGAACAAGTGGGGACATCAGAAGAGCTACAGGATTCAGTACAACTCCCACGGCCACAGCGTGCTGCCCCGGATGTGGGCTGAGGAGAAAGGCGTCTCATGGTCCAG ATACAGCCTGGCAGTGACCCGGCACCGAGAATCGGAGCTGAGCAGCAGCAGCTTGTACATCCAGTGCGACCCCTGGGACCCCTCCGTCTATTTTGAGAATTTCATCCGTAACAACGAGGACATTGTGAACAAG GATCTTGTGGCTTGGGTGACAGTTGGCTTCCTCCACATCCCTCACGCTGAGGACATCCCGAATACATCCACCCCAGGAAATGCGGTGGGATTCTTTCTTCGTCCTTTCAACTTTTTTGATGAGGACCCCTCCGTGGCCTCCAGGAGCACAGTCATCGTGAAACCCACGGACAAAAGCTTCACCAAAGTGAACATCCAGCGTTGGACTCCTGAAGTGATAGGTCAGTGCGTGGCGGACAAACCTTTCCGGTACAACGGAACGTACTTCTCCGACTGA